The window TCCAACCTCCTCTTGGAGCATCTCCGGCTCTTCAACAACTCCCTCCACTGCATCCCGGCGCCGGCGTTGCAACCGTTGGTCAACCTCCGTTGGCTGGACATGTCCAACAACCTCTACCGCAGCGCGGCGTTGGATGGCGTCTTCGGCAGGCTGCGGCACTTGCGGGAGCTGTCGCTGGGGGGGCCGCTGCTGCGGGACATCTCCTGGGGGGACTTCGCCATCTTGAAGGATATGGTGCTGCACAAGTTCGCCATCAAGACGGCCTCCAGCCCGTGGCGGTACGAAGCCGGGGCTTTCTCGTGGCTGAACACCACGGAGATGTGGTGCGACATGGCCTTGGACGAGAGCGTGGCGGCTTTGCCGGTGATGCTGCGGGACCTGCAGGGCAAACCCCTGGACTACCTGCGTTTCCGTAACCTCTTTGAGTTCACCTACTACACCGGCGATGCCGATCCCTTCGCTGGCTTGGCTGAGTTGGAGATCACCAGGTTGGTCTTCTACCGGGGCAAGTTCAACGAGAACCTCCTCCGCTTGGCCCTGCTCAATGTCCAACGCTCCCGCGTCCGCGACTTGGCGCTGGTGGCCATCGACTTTGCCCGCTCGCCGCGGTGGAACAGCTCTGGCGTGGGGGCGGCCGCCCCGCGGCTCGACCGCCTCTTGCTGCAGGACATCAGCAACCCCGACATCCTGCGTTTTGACTGGACCTTCACCTGGTTGAGCGGCGTGGCCTCCCTCTCCATCATCAACGTCAACTTCAACTACGTCCCCTGCGACGCTTGGGGCGAGATGCGCAACGTGGAGGCCTTGGACATCTCCAGCAACCGTCTGGAAGACGGTTATATCTACAACCAACGTTGCCAATACCAGGGGGTCATGCCCAAGCTGGAGAGCTTCGTCTTGGCCACCAACCAGCTCCTCAGCCTGGCCGTGGTGGCTGCCTTGACGCGGACGTGGCCCCGGCTCACCCGCCTCGACGCCAGCCACAATCGCTTGGGCAGCCTGCAGGAGACGTGTCAGTGGGGCCCCACCTTGCGTTGGCTGGCCCTGCAACACAACCAGGTGACGGCGGGCACCTTCGGGTGCCTGCCTACCACCCTCGAGTACCTGGACCTCTCCTACTCCCAGCTCGACCGCTTGGACATGGACTACTTCACCCAAAGCCCCCGGCTGCGGGAGCTGCGGTTGAGCGGCAACAAGATCAAGTTCATCCCCTCCGAGTGGAGTTGCCCCCGTTTGGAGGTGCTGGCCATCGACGGCAACTCCTTCGGTGTCATCAACCGCGGCTCCTTCGTCAACATGCCGCGGCTCGTTAGCCTGGCGGCCGGCAACAACCCCTACCACTGCACCTGCGACCTCTACCTCTTCTTGGAGGAGACTCGGCAACGGGAACGACCCACCTTGACCGACTGGCCCCACAACTGGACCTGCTACCACCCCGAGCCGCTGCTGGACACGGCCGTGGCCGCTTACACCCCGCACCCCTTGGAATGCGACGTGCTGGCGCTGGTGGCCGTGGCGGTGGCCAGCACGACGGTGGCAGTGGTGGCGTGCGCCGTGCTCTGCTGGAAGCTGGACGCCGGTTGGTACCTGCGAGCCACGTACCGGCTGGTGCGCGCCAAGTACGGCAGGCGGCGGGCCGGCGCCACGCGGCGATGCTCTTACCACGCCTTCATCTCCTACAGCTGCGCCGACGCTGGCTGGGTTCGCCAAGAGCTTCTGCGCCGGCTGGAGAGCACCACGCCGCCTTACCGGCTCTGCATCCACGAGCGGGACTTCACGCCGGGCCGTTGGATCATCGATAACATCGTGGAGAACATCGAGAGGAGCGCCAAGGTCATCTTCGTCCTCTCCCGCAGCTTCGTCGACAGCGAGTGGTGCAACTACGAGCTCTACTTCGCCCACCAGCGCgccgtggggctgggcagcGAGGACGTCATCTTGGTGGTGAAGGAACCCATCGATGCTCGGGGTTTGCCCCGGCGTTTCGCCCGGCTCCGGAAGATGTTGGGCACCAAGACCTACCTGGAATGGCCCAGCGAGCCCGGGAGACGCCCCTTCTTCTGGCTCCAGCTTCGGAGCCTCTTGGGCAGCCCTGGGGGTCTCGGTCCGGCCGCCGGCCAGGAGGAGACGGCCGTGGATGCTACCACGTAGCGGCCGCCTCTGTGGCCCCACGTCCTTCAGTAGCTGGCAGGTGGTTCTGGGGTGCCACCACGCGCTGGGCATCCcagctgcctcagtttcccctgcTGGGGATGGCTCAAGgagtgggtggggtggggaggggtccTCACCAAGGTCACCCCATCCTCTCGGCCTCCTCCAAGGGACAGGAGATGGGGACAGTATCCAGGAGGTGGCAGTGTCACCCGGAGGACGTGGCGCCCCTAAATCCACCGAGAGCCGAGGATGGCAGCGGGGggaccccaaaaccccccaTCCCCACACCCCCAGCCTTAAATCGAGGTCCCCAGGGAGAAATGCTGGGTGTCCCGGCCGCGGGGCCCAATCcttccggggggggggggggggggacacgggacaCGCTTCCCACCCCACGCAGGGAACGCTTGGCCGGGAAAAGGGGACAATCCCCTTCGGCGGCACCCCGAGCACCCCGGGGCACCCCCAGGTCCCGCAGCCGCctgccccctccttccctcttttttttttttccttccatgtttttctccactttgcctttttttcctaactcCATCCCCCccgcaaaagaaaaaaaaacaccactctGGCTGTTTATTTATAGCAGCCAATTGAagatgaaggaggaggaaaaaaaaatattaaaaaaaaagaggaaaaaaaaaatatatatcccgTACGGAGACAGAGTAACCTTTGAGCCGCTCATGGCCGATGCCGGTGGCTCCGGTGGCGGTGGGGCGATGGAGGGTGGTGGGTGCCGGCGGCTCCTCCCGgcgctgctcctgctcccaggtAACGACACCCCAAAATCCAGCCGGGTTTGGGAAAAGAaggtttgggggttgttttttttttttagggtgaCTCGGAGGCGCTTGGGGATGCTGCAGGGTCGGGGGGGGCTGGCGGTGAGCTGGGTGCCCATTAACCCAGCGCTCAGCGAAGCGTGGGTGCCCCCCGCCGAGCCGGTCAGCGGCGGTTTGGGGGAAAACCGCCTGGTTTTGGACCTTAGCCCCCCTcctcaatatatttttttggcttttttctgacagaaggGGGACCCCAAACGCCCCCCTGGGTGTGGGGATGGGGCCGGGAAGGGGCCAGCATGGAAGGAAGCCAAATCCTGCTACgaggaactaaaaaaaaagctttaatggGAAAATCTCAacattttgggggggaaaaaaaaagacaaaaaagaggGGTCTTCCAACCCCTGAAGGGGGAGGTTGGCGGGCACGTCCCCAGCCCATCTCGGTCCCATCTGCCCTGCcgggtggggaaactgaggcacgccGCCAGTGCCGGCCTCGGGGTGGCCTCGCCGccccctgcctcagtttccccacccggagctgggggaggagggaggggacgGGGTGGGGGTGCAGCACTTTGCGGGTCTTCGGGAGGGTGGAGGCAAACCAAACCCCCTGAGCCCCCCGAAATGGAATCCCCCCGAGTTGTTCTGTCTGCCCCGGGGCCTCCTGGGGTGCTGGGTCCTGTatttggggtgctgggtgctgcattTGGGGTGCTCAGTGCTACATTTGGGGTGCTGGGTCCTGTatttggggtgctgggtgctgcattTGGGGTGATCAGTGCTGCCTGTGGGGTTCTCAGTGCTACatttggggtgctgggtgccatGTGTGGGGTGCTGGGTGTTGTATGTGGGGTGCTGGATGCCATGTGTGGGGCACTGCACGTGGGGTGTTGcctgtggggtgctgggtgctgcatttggggtgctgggtgccatgtgtggggtgctgggtgctgcctgtGGAGTGCTGGGTGCCATGcgtggggtgctgggtgccatGCGTGGGGTACTGGGTGCTGCCTGTGGAGTGCTGGGTGCCATGcgtggggtgctgggtgccatgtgtggggtgctgggtgctgcctgtggggtgctgggtgccatgcgtggggtgctgggtgctgcccgTGGGGTGCCCAGAGCCGCACACggggtgctcagcacccagcaCTCAGGAcctctcccctccaccccccaccacACCACAGCACCTCCCCCCCACGAGACACCCCCCGGGCCGGGCTCCCCCCATTTCCCTGCAGGTTCCCACCCCAAGGGGGTGACAGGCCCCCCCcaagcacccatgggtgccgGGGCCACGCCACGTCTCCTCCCACCCAACGCCCAAAACCCGCCGGGGGGACGTCGCCCTGCCTAATTACGGGCCTGCGGCTGCGGCCTGGCCATGGCCGGCCACGCCCGTCCCCGtcgccccccaccccattttGACTCCCCGCTGGGTGGGCGATGggtgctcccagcagcacccccaaaaccaaatatCGTGTCGCGGGTGGGCTTGGCGCCGCGGTGCCGAGACCCTCGCGCTTCGGGGGTCGCGCCGGGGCGGCtgatgggggcggggggctgcgggaccTCCTCGGGTCTGTGGGTGCCCCCACCCTCAGggctcgccccccccccccgcccctagGGCTGTGCGTGGGGTTCAATGTCGACGTGGGGCACCCGCGGCTCTTCCACGGCCCGGCCGAGGCCCAGTTCGGGTACAAGGTGCTGCagcgggagggcggcggggagaAGTGGTGAGTGGCACCCGCCGGGGGGGGGGACGCACGGGGGGCTCCCGTGGGgttccacacaccccccccaccccaacccacCCACCGGCATGGCCCACGGGTGGGTGCGTGGggctgaggggtggggggaggccCGGCCCGCGGTGCCCTGcggaggggaaactgaggcaggggagggggaaattggggctggggagggggaaattggggcggggagggggaaactgaggcaggggagggggaaattggggcggggagggggaaactgaggcaggggagagggaaattgaggctgggagggggaaatttgggctggggagggggaaattggggctgggagggggaaactgaggctgggagggggaaattggggctgggagggggaaactgaggcaggggaggggaaattgaggcaggggaggggaaatTGAGGCCAGAAAAGGGAAACTGGGTCAAAGAGGGGGAAATCGAGCCATGGAAGGGGGAAATTGAGGCACAGAAGGGGGAAATagaggtggggagagggaaactgagtcagggaagggggaaattggggctgggagggggaaattgaggtggggaagggggaattgAGGCGGGGagtgggaaactgaggcagggagctggacagagaaccCCCGTCTGTTTTCTGGGGACAGAACTGGGGTTTTAAGACTTGCCAGGGATTTGTGCTctgcttggggggggggggggggggcggcatGATAATAAGGGTCCCGtcgggggggccgggggggccccacgcctgtgccagcagctgggaTGCCGATCAAAGGGAGGCCGGCCAGCCAGCCAGACGGACGGACGGAAACCGCCGGCAGCCCGGGGCCGGTGGCGGAAACGCCGTGGCACAGTGCCGGTGGCGTGGGCGGGCACGGCTTGGCCTTGAGCCCCCAAATACCGTGGCCAAGGCGGAGCGGGGTGGTGCCGGTGACCCGGCCGGTGTCCCCTCACGCCGCCGCGTCCCCACAGGCTGCTGGTGGGGGCCCCGTGGGACGGTGACCGCCAAGGTGACGTCTACAAGTGTCGCGTGGGACCCCCCAACGCCACGTGCGCCAAAGCCAACCTCGGTACCGCCATGCCCCACGGGGACGGGCGGCCGCGTCCCTGCCCGGCTTCGCCCTTTCCAGGCCGGCACCGTCCCGGCACGGCCgcggcggggctcggcgggggTCACGCCGGCGCTGAGCCCCCCCCCGTATCTCTCTTTCCCTGGCACCGAGGATCCGCAGCCGCCTGGCTCTCCCCCATCCCCGGCCGCAACCAGCACTTCGGGATGACCCTCGTGGACTCCAAGGACGGCGGCTTCGTGGTGAGAGGAGCCTCCCCCGGAGGGAAACCGAGGCACGGCGGGGCACGGgggccagctcccagcccacgCTCTGTGTCGTCCCTGTCACCCCCCCCCAGGCTTGCGCCCCGCTTTGGTCCCAGGAGTGCGGCACCTCCGTCTTCAGCACCGG of the Phalacrocorax aristotelis chromosome 25, bGulAri2.1, whole genome shotgun sequence genome contains:
- the LOC142048202 gene encoding toll-like receptor 2 isoform X3; translation: MRPQPLPPRLRPAKLTAPQDGSVGMPRCPFQPRPRHRRHLPGHRAATPEAMRPPPTAGTRGVWCLVLLVLAGDAAWLPCRIDADNGTGLCKGQDLLRVPGGLPSALRGLDLSYNKLREITADDFASMTQLRHLDLGYNNISHIAPDAFLSNLLLEHLRLFNNSLHCIPAPALQPLVNLRWLDMSNNLYRSAALDGVFGRLRHLRELSLGGPLLRDISWGDFAILKDMVLHKFAIKTASSPWRYEAGAFSWLNTTEMWCDMALDESVAALPVMLRDLQGKPLDYLRFRNLFEFTYYTGDADPFAGLAELEITRLVFYRGKFNENLLRLALLNVQRSRVRDLALVAIDFARSPRWNSSGVGAAAPRLDRLLLQDISNPDILRFDWTFTWLSGVASLSIINVNFNYVPCDAWGEMRNVEALDISSNRLEDGYIYNQRCQYQGVMPKLESFVLATNQLLSLAVVAALTRTWPRLTRLDASHNRLGSLQETCQWGPTLRWLALQHNQVTAGTFGCLPTTLEYLDLSYSQLDRLDMDYFTQSPRLRELRLSGNKIKFIPSEWSCPRLEVLAIDGNSFGVINRGSFVNMPRLVSLAAGNNPYHCTCDLYLFLEETRQRERPTLTDWPHNWTCYHPEPLLDTAVAAYTPHPLECDVLALVAVAVASTTVAVVACAVLCWKLDAAAPTLAGFAKSFCAGWRAPRRLTGSASTSGTSRRAVGSSITSWRTSRGAPRSSSSSPAASSTASGATTSSTSPTSAPWGWAARTSSWW
- the LOC142048202 gene encoding toll-like receptor 2 isoform X1, whose amino-acid sequence is MRPQPLPPRLRPAKLTAPQDGSVGMPRCPFQPRPRHRRHLPGHRAATPEAMRPPPTAGTRGVWCLVLLVLAGDAAWLPCRIDADNGTGLCKGQDLLRVPGGLPSALRGLDLSYNKLREITADDFASMTQLRHLDLGYNNISHIAPDAFLSNLLLEHLRLFNNSLHCIPAPALQPLVNLRWLDMSNNLYRSAALDGVFGRLRHLRELSLGGPLLRDISWGDFAILKDMVLHKFAIKTASSPWRYEAGAFSWLNTTEMWCDMALDESVAALPVMLRDLQGKPLDYLRFRNLFEFTYYTGDADPFAGLAELEITRLVFYRGKFNENLLRLALLNVQRSRVRDLALVAIDFARSPRWNSSGVGAAAPRLDRLLLQDISNPDILRFDWTFTWLSGVASLSIINVNFNYVPCDAWGEMRNVEALDISSNRLEDGYIYNQRCQYQGVMPKLESFVLATNQLLSLAVVAALTRTWPRLTRLDASHNRLGSLQETCQWGPTLRWLALQHNQVTAGTFGCLPTTLEYLDLSYSQLDRLDMDYFTQSPRLRELRLSGNKIKFIPSEWSCPRLEVLAIDGNSFGVINRGSFVNMPRLVSLAAGNNPYHCTCDLYLFLEETRQRERPTLTDWPHNWTCYHPEPLLDTAVAAYTPHPLECDVLALVAVAVASTTVAVVACAVLCWKLDAGWYLRATYRLVRAKYGRRRAGATRRCSYHAFISYSCADAGWVRQELLRRLESTTPPYRLCIHERDFTPGRWIIDNIVENIERSAKVIFVLSRSFVDSEWCNYELYFAHQRAVGLGSEDVILVVKEPIDARGLPRRFARLRKMLGTKTYLEWPSEPGRRPFFWLQLRSLLGSPGGLGPAAGQEETAVDATT
- the LOC142048202 gene encoding toll-like receptor 2 isoform X2, yielding MPRCPFQPRPRHRRHLPGHRAATPEAMRPPPTAGTRGVWCLVLLVLAGDAAWLPCRIDADNGTGLCKGQDLLRVPGGLPSALRGLDLSYNKLREITADDFASMTQLRHLDLGYNNISHIAPDAFLSNLLLEHLRLFNNSLHCIPAPALQPLVNLRWLDMSNNLYRSAALDGVFGRLRHLRELSLGGPLLRDISWGDFAILKDMVLHKFAIKTASSPWRYEAGAFSWLNTTEMWCDMALDESVAALPVMLRDLQGKPLDYLRFRNLFEFTYYTGDADPFAGLAELEITRLVFYRGKFNENLLRLALLNVQRSRVRDLALVAIDFARSPRWNSSGVGAAAPRLDRLLLQDISNPDILRFDWTFTWLSGVASLSIINVNFNYVPCDAWGEMRNVEALDISSNRLEDGYIYNQRCQYQGVMPKLESFVLATNQLLSLAVVAALTRTWPRLTRLDASHNRLGSLQETCQWGPTLRWLALQHNQVTAGTFGCLPTTLEYLDLSYSQLDRLDMDYFTQSPRLRELRLSGNKIKFIPSEWSCPRLEVLAIDGNSFGVINRGSFVNMPRLVSLAAGNNPYHCTCDLYLFLEETRQRERPTLTDWPHNWTCYHPEPLLDTAVAAYTPHPLECDVLALVAVAVASTTVAVVACAVLCWKLDAGWYLRATYRLVRAKYGRRRAGATRRCSYHAFISYSCADAGWVRQELLRRLESTTPPYRLCIHERDFTPGRWIIDNIVENIERSAKVIFVLSRSFVDSEWCNYELYFAHQRAVGLGSEDVILVVKEPIDARGLPRRFARLRKMLGTKTYLEWPSEPGRRPFFWLQLRSLLGSPGGLGPAAGQEETAVDATT